Proteins encoded together in one bacterium window:
- a CDS encoding response regulator encodes MAEIEPIIAERLPRSDQKNILVVEDEDLLRQVLRRYLGLLGYRARSASTAAEALGLAAESLPDAALIDCHLPDGTGLELFRRLTDRHGQLPAILMSAYDLSRAEAREALETGVTGFIRKPFGYPELRRTLKILFRKGKGRMGLRKPGFYTKTGGVNTSPRYLSRTVFRKIFRNGLDMGGHVHFHVRGHEDHLILLCGRHAMGKVIVKSPKCGKGECIRWDRSSFADCNPESAIRDFSDAIELVRVDAADYEMSWPTLADFLCWLELTY; translated from the coding sequence TTGGCTGAAATAGAACCCATCATCGCGGAGCGTTTGCCCCGCTCCGACCAGAAAAACATCCTGGTCGTCGAAGACGAGGACCTGTTGCGGCAGGTCCTGCGTCGCTATCTGGGCCTGTTGGGTTACCGGGCCCGATCGGCTTCGACCGCCGCCGAGGCCCTGGGCCTGGCGGCGGAGTCCCTCCCCGATGCCGCCCTGATCGACTGCCATCTCCCCGACGGCACCGGCCTGGAACTCTTCCGTCGCTTGACCGACCGGCACGGCCAGTTGCCCGCCATTCTCATGTCGGCTTACGACCTGTCCCGCGCCGAAGCCCGCGAGGCGCTGGAGACGGGGGTGACGGGCTTCATCCGCAAACCCTTCGGATACCCGGAGCTGCGGCGCACCCTCAAAATCCTCTTCCGCAAGGGAAAAGGACGGATGGGCCTGCGCAAACCCGGGTTCTACACCAAGACCGGGGGCGTCAACACCAGCCCCCGGTACCTTTCGCGGACGGTGTTCCGGAAGATATTCCGCAACGGGCTGGACATGGGCGGTCACGTCCATTTTCACGTGCGGGGGCACGAGGACCACCTGATCCTGCTCTGCGGCCGGCACGCCATGGGAAAAGTGATCGTGAAATCGCCCAAATGCGGAAAAGGAGAATGCATCCGCTGGGACCGATCTTCCTTCGCCGACTGCAACCCCGAAAGCGCCATCAGGGATTTCAGCGACGCCATCGAGCTGGTCAGGGTGGACGCGGCCGACTACGAGATGTCCTGGCCGACCCTGGCCGATTTTCTCTGCTGGCTCGAACTTACCTACTGA
- the ilvN gene encoding acetolactate synthase small subunit has translation MKESKSTRHIISVMVENKFGVLARVAGLFSGRGFNIASLAVGETGDASVSQMTIVVDDLGNPQIMEQVEKQLNKLVDVIKIKDMTSEDCVGRELVLVRVKTTAATRAEILEIGGVFKARIPDISRDSVVFELTGSEGKVGAFLNLMSAYGVRELVRTGQIAIAR, from the coding sequence ATGAAAGAAAGTAAATCCACCAGGCATATCATCTCGGTCATGGTCGAGAACAAGTTCGGCGTCCTGGCCCGGGTTGCGGGCCTCTTCAGCGGGAGGGGGTTCAATATCGCCAGTCTCGCCGTCGGGGAAACCGGGGACGCCTCCGTTTCCCAAATGACCATCGTCGTCGACGACCTGGGAAATCCCCAGATCATGGAACAGGTCGAAAAGCAGCTCAACAAACTGGTCGACGTCATCAAAATCAAGGACATGACGAGCGAGGATTGCGTCGGGAGGGAGCTGGTTCTGGTCAGGGTCAAGACCACGGCCGCCACGCGCGCCGAAATTTTGGAGATCGGCGGAGTTTTCAAAGCCCGGATCCCCGATATATCGCGGGACTCGGTCGTTTTCGAGCTGACCGGAAGCGAGGGTAAGGTCGGGGCTTTTCTCAACCTCATGTCCGCCTACGGCGTCCGCGAGCTGGTCCGGACCGGGCAGATCGCCATCGCCCGATAA
- the ilvD gene encoding dihydroxy-acid dehydratase — protein sequence MRSDAVKRGLERAPHRALMYATGVDPSDLKKPFVGLVSSFTDLIPGHVAMRPLERAIENGVYAAGGRPFLFSVPGICDGIAMGHPGMYCSLPSRELIADMIEMVTLGHALDGLVLLTNCDKITPGMIMAAARLNIPAIVVTAGPMLAGHLGDERLSMVRATFEAIGRAQAGKMTEKEVAAYEIQACPGAGSCQGMYTANTMACVTEAMGMSLPGCATAPAVGAAKQRIAYLSGQKIVELIAKDIRPRSIMTRTALENGIAVDMALGGSTNTVLHITAIAHELGIELPLETFDRISRRTPHIADMRPGGEWMMEDLDRAGGIAAVMKTLGRRIRNNPTVSGLATAAIASRARVVDPEIIRPAGREHRKEGGIAVLRGNLAPDGAVIKQSAVAPEAMTITGKAVVFDSEEAGMKALMKGAIKPGSVVVIRYEGPRGGPGMREMLSLTSAIVGMGMGTSVGLITDGRFSGGTKGPCVGHVSPEAAAGGPIALVRNGDLITLDIPNRALTVHLTRKELAKRRSLWRAPAKKLAGFLARYAGLVSSADRGAVLGRS from the coding sequence CTGAGATCGGACGCGGTCAAGCGCGGGCTGGAACGGGCGCCCCACCGCGCCCTGATGTACGCGACCGGGGTCGATCCGTCGGATTTGAAGAAACCCTTCGTCGGGCTGGTTTCCTCCTTTACCGACCTCATCCCCGGGCACGTCGCCATGCGGCCCCTGGAACGAGCGATCGAAAACGGCGTCTACGCGGCCGGCGGCCGGCCTTTTCTCTTCTCGGTTCCGGGCATCTGCGACGGTATCGCCATGGGCCACCCGGGCATGTACTGTTCGCTTCCCTCCCGGGAACTGATCGCGGACATGATCGAAATGGTTACCCTGGGCCACGCCCTCGACGGGCTGGTCCTGCTCACCAACTGCGATAAGATCACTCCGGGGATGATCATGGCCGCCGCGAGGCTGAACATACCGGCCATCGTCGTCACCGCCGGCCCGATGCTGGCCGGGCACCTGGGCGACGAACGCCTTTCCATGGTCCGCGCCACCTTCGAGGCCATCGGCCGGGCCCAGGCCGGAAAGATGACCGAAAAAGAAGTCGCCGCTTATGAAATCCAGGCCTGTCCCGGCGCGGGCTCGTGCCAGGGGATGTATACCGCCAACACCATGGCTTGCGTCACCGAGGCCATGGGCATGAGCCTCCCCGGGTGCGCCACCGCTCCCGCCGTGGGCGCGGCCAAGCAGCGGATCGCGTATCTGAGCGGCCAGAAAATCGTCGAACTGATAGCCAAGGATATCCGGCCCCGCTCCATCATGACCCGTACGGCCCTGGAGAACGGGATCGCGGTCGACATGGCCCTGGGGGGATCCACCAACACGGTTTTGCACATCACCGCCATCGCCCACGAGCTGGGGATCGAGCTGCCCCTGGAAACCTTCGACCGGATCAGCCGGCGCACGCCGCATATCGCCGATATGCGTCCGGGCGGCGAATGGATGATGGAAGATCTCGACCGCGCGGGCGGCATCGCCGCGGTCATGAAAACCCTGGGCCGCCGGATCCGGAACAACCCCACCGTCTCCGGCCTGGCCACCGCCGCCATCGCTTCCCGCGCCCGGGTCGTCGATCCCGAGATCATCCGGCCGGCCGGGCGGGAACACCGGAAAGAGGGGGGTATCGCCGTCCTCCGGGGCAACCTCGCCCCCGACGGAGCGGTCATCAAGCAGAGCGCGGTCGCGCCCGAAGCCATGACCATCACCGGAAAAGCGGTCGTTTTCGATTCCGAGGAAGCCGGGATGAAAGCCTTGATGAAAGGGGCGATCAAGCCCGGGTCGGTCGTCGTCATCCGCTACGAAGGTCCCCGGGGCGGCCCGGGAATGCGGGAGATGCTTTCCCTCACCTCCGCCATCGTCGGCATGGGGATGGGAACTTCGGTCGGGCTGATCACCGACGGGCGCTTCTCGGGGGGGACCAAGGGCCCCTGCGTCGGCCATGTCTCTCCCGAAGCGGCGGCCGGAGGGCCGATCGCCCTGGTCCGCAACGGCGACCTGATCACTCTGGATATTCCCAACCGAGCCCTTACCGTCCATCTGACCCGGAAAGAACTCGCCAAAAGGAGATCTCTGTGGCGGGCGCCGGCCAAAAAACTGGCCGGGTTTCTTGCCCGTTACGCAGGCCTTGTGAGTTCGGCCGATCGCGGGGCGGTTTTGGGACGATCCTGA
- the ilvC gene encoding ketol-acid reductoisomerase, giving the protein MTQVLYDSDARMEVLTGKKVAVIGYGSQGHAQALNLRDSGVEVIVSELPGTPNHDLAVEHGFQPIPAARAAEEADLIHILLPDEVQSRVYRESIAPALKKGKAISFSHGFNIHFSQIVPPRDVDVYMVAPKGPGHLVRETFESGSGVPCLIAVYQDASGKARELALAHACGIGGGRAGILETTFAEETETDLFGEQVVLCGGLTELVRAGFETLVDAGYQPEIAYFECLHELKLITDLMNKAGIAGMRYSISNTAEYGDLTRGPRIITAETRKEMERILGEIRNGDFAREWILENQAGCPAFKAMARRQAAHLIEEVGAKLRSMMSWLK; this is encoded by the coding sequence ATGACCCAGGTCCTGTACGACAGCGACGCCCGGATGGAGGTCCTGACCGGGAAAAAAGTGGCCGTGATCGGCTACGGAAGCCAAGGCCACGCCCAAGCCCTGAACCTGCGCGACAGCGGAGTGGAGGTCATCGTCTCGGAACTTCCCGGCACTCCCAACCACGACCTGGCCGTCGAACACGGATTTCAACCCATCCCCGCGGCCCGGGCCGCCGAGGAAGCCGATCTCATCCATATCCTTCTCCCCGACGAGGTCCAATCCCGGGTGTACCGGGAGAGCATCGCGCCCGCGCTGAAAAAAGGGAAGGCGATATCCTTCTCCCACGGCTTCAATATCCACTTCAGCCAGATCGTGCCGCCCCGCGACGTCGACGTCTACATGGTCGCCCCCAAAGGCCCGGGCCACCTGGTCCGGGAGACCTTCGAAAGCGGCAGCGGGGTCCCCTGCCTGATCGCCGTCTACCAGGACGCCAGCGGGAAGGCCCGGGAGTTGGCTCTGGCACACGCCTGCGGGATCGGCGGGGGGAGGGCGGGGATACTGGAAACGACCTTCGCCGAAGAAACCGAAACGGACCTGTTCGGAGAGCAGGTGGTGTTGTGCGGGGGATTGACGGAGCTGGTCCGGGCCGGCTTCGAAACCCTGGTCGACGCCGGATACCAGCCCGAAATCGCCTACTTCGAATGCCTGCACGAACTGAAGCTCATCACCGATCTCATGAACAAGGCCGGCATCGCGGGCATGCGCTACTCCATCAGCAACACCGCCGAGTACGGGGACCTGACCCGGGGACCGCGGATCATAACCGCCGAGACCCGCAAGGAGATGGAGCGGATCCTGGGTGAAATCCGCAACGGCGACTTCGCCCGGGAATGGATTCTGGAGAATCAGGCCGGCTGTCCGGCCTTCAAGGCCATGGCCCGGCGTCAGGCGGCTCATCTGATCGAAGAGGTGGGAGCCAAGCTCAGGAGCATGATGAGTTGGCTGAAATAG
- a CDS encoding 2-isopropylmalate synthase, whose protein sequence is MTARSQNNRVIIFDTTLRDGEQSPGASLTIREKLRIARQLVKLGVDVIEAGFPIASEGDFEAVKSVAGEIKGTTVAALARSLKKDIDRAAQALEKAENPRIHVFLATSKIHREFKLRKAKDEIIRQGAAAVKMARAYCSDVEFSPEDASRTEPEFLAQVVEAVIGAGAGTVNIPDTVGYSTPSEFGDLIAYLYGKVAGIERAVISVHCHNDLGLGVANSLAALENGARQVECTINGLGERAGNASLEELVMALKVRRDIWGLTTGIRSRQIYKTSRLVSHLTGLAVQRNKAVVGENAFAHESGIHQDGVLKERSTYEIMSPEDVGVPTSTLVLGKHSGRHAFRDRMKALGYRMSEDELENAFTSFKALADKKKNVYDEDLEALIDDILTTGPRIFALEYLNVTSGNRTVPTATVRLKKGAETFQDAACGDGPVDAACRAIDRITGIKGEMSDYELRALSQGKDAVGEVSMIVRSGRETVSGRASSTDVIEASVRAYLNAVNKLAASRKKAAPKRRGPRRSA, encoded by the coding sequence ATGACAGCTCGAAGCCAGAACAACCGGGTCATTATTTTCGATACCACCCTGCGCGACGGCGAACAGTCGCCGGGAGCGAGCCTGACCATCCGGGAGAAGCTCAGGATCGCCCGGCAACTGGTCAAGCTGGGGGTGGACGTGATCGAGGCCGGGTTCCCGATCGCCTCGGAAGGCGATTTCGAAGCCGTGAAATCGGTGGCCGGGGAGATCAAGGGCACGACCGTGGCCGCTCTGGCCCGGTCCCTGAAAAAAGACATCGACCGCGCCGCCCAGGCGCTGGAGAAGGCGGAAAACCCCAGGATCCATGTTTTCCTGGCCACGTCCAAAATCCACCGCGAGTTCAAGCTGCGTAAAGCCAAAGACGAGATCATCCGCCAGGGGGCGGCGGCGGTCAAGATGGCCCGCGCCTATTGCTCCGACGTCGAGTTTTCCCCGGAAGACGCTTCCCGAACGGAACCGGAATTTCTGGCTCAGGTCGTCGAAGCCGTCATCGGCGCCGGGGCCGGCACCGTCAATATCCCCGACACCGTGGGGTATTCCACCCCCTCGGAGTTCGGGGACCTGATCGCGTATCTCTACGGAAAAGTGGCCGGCATCGAACGGGCCGTGATCAGCGTCCACTGCCACAACGACCTGGGGCTGGGCGTGGCCAATTCCCTGGCCGCCCTGGAAAACGGCGCCCGGCAGGTCGAATGCACCATCAACGGCCTGGGCGAGCGCGCGGGAAACGCTTCCCTGGAGGAATTGGTCATGGCCCTCAAGGTACGGCGGGACATCTGGGGGCTGACCACCGGCATCCGTTCCCGGCAGATATACAAGACCAGCCGGCTGGTGAGCCATCTCACCGGCCTGGCGGTCCAGCGCAACAAGGCCGTCGTCGGCGAAAACGCGTTCGCTCACGAGTCGGGGATTCATCAGGACGGCGTGTTGAAGGAACGTTCCACCTACGAGATCATGTCCCCCGAAGACGTCGGGGTGCCGACCAGCACCCTGGTGCTGGGCAAACATTCGGGGCGGCACGCCTTTCGCGATCGGATGAAAGCCCTGGGCTACCGCATGAGCGAAGACGAGCTGGAGAACGCCTTCACTTCCTTCAAGGCGTTGGCCGATAAGAAGAAAAACGTCTACGACGAGGACCTGGAGGCGTTGATCGACGATATTCTCACCACCGGCCCGCGCATTTTCGCCCTGGAATATCTGAACGTCACCAGCGGCAACCGGACGGTGCCCACCGCCACCGTGCGCCTGAAGAAGGGCGCGGAGACGTTTCAGGACGCGGCCTGCGGCGACGGGCCGGTCGACGCGGCCTGCCGGGCCATCGACCGGATCACCGGGATCAAGGGGGAGATGAGCGACTACGAGCTGCGGGCCCTGAGCCAGGGGAAAGACGCCGTGGGCGAGGTATCGATGATCGTGCGCAGCGGGCGGGAGACCGTATCCGGACGGGCCTCGAGCACCGACGTGATCGAAGCCAGCGTCCGCGCCTACCTCAACGCCGTCAACAAGCTGGCCGCCTCCCGGAAGAAAGCGGCCCCGAAGCGGCGGGGCCCGCGCCGGAGCGCTTAA
- the ilvB gene encoding biosynthetic-type acetolactate synthase large subunit — translation MKGAKLLVDCLEKEGVEVIFGYPGGAVIDIFDELWKSKKIKFILTRHEQGAAHAADGYARSTGKPGVCIATSGPGATNLVTGIATAYMDSIPMVAFTGQVSSNMIGNDAFQEADIVGITRPITKHNYLVTNVHDLPGIIKEAFFLASSGRPGPILVDLPKDIQKAETKNRYPKTIEVRGYKPVYEGHPRQIKKLAEAIARASRPIIYAGGGVIASGASEELRTLVKKTGIPVTTTLMAMGVFPADDPLSLGMLGMHGTKYANYAILEADLLIAIGARFDDRITGKLDEFATEAEVAHIDIDPTSVSKNIKVDIPVVGDAKSVLKELNKIVRRPSIGPWQQQIAAWKKEFPLSYQQDGRLRPQYIIEQIDKLTGGEAIISTEVGQNQMWAAQFYGYLHPRTFLSSGGLGTMGYGFPAAIGAQLGNPDKLVFDIAGDGSIQMNIQELATAVHNCLPIKIIILNNGYLGMVRQWQELFYEKRYCGTVLDGNPDFVKLAEAFGAVGMRVTEKKDVVGALKKAIKTPGPVMIDFRIEPEENVFPMVPAGASLRQMINGMA, via the coding sequence ATGAAAGGGGCGAAACTCCTGGTTGACTGCCTGGAAAAAGAAGGCGTCGAGGTTATCTTCGGTTACCCCGGAGGAGCCGTTATCGACATCTTCGACGAACTGTGGAAAAGCAAGAAGATCAAGTTCATCCTCACCCGCCACGAGCAGGGAGCGGCGCACGCCGCCGACGGCTATGCCCGCTCCACCGGTAAACCCGGTGTCTGCATAGCCACCTCCGGCCCGGGCGCCACCAACCTGGTCACCGGCATCGCGACCGCCTACATGGACTCGATCCCGATGGTCGCCTTCACCGGCCAGGTCTCTTCGAACATGATCGGCAACGACGCTTTTCAGGAAGCCGACATCGTCGGGATCACCAGGCCGATCACCAAGCACAATTACCTGGTCACCAACGTCCACGATCTTCCGGGGATCATCAAGGAAGCGTTTTTCCTGGCCTCCTCCGGGCGCCCGGGGCCGATCTTGGTCGATCTGCCCAAAGACATCCAGAAGGCCGAGACCAAGAACCGCTATCCCAAGACCATCGAGGTCCGCGGCTACAAGCCGGTCTACGAAGGGCATCCTCGGCAGATCAAGAAGCTGGCCGAAGCCATCGCCCGCGCCTCCCGGCCGATCATCTACGCCGGGGGCGGAGTCATCGCTTCCGGGGCATCGGAAGAGTTGCGGACCCTGGTCAAAAAAACCGGGATCCCCGTCACCACCACCCTGATGGCGATGGGGGTTTTCCCGGCCGACGACCCGCTCTCCCTGGGGATGCTGGGCATGCACGGGACCAAGTACGCCAACTACGCCATTCTCGAGGCCGATCTTCTGATCGCCATCGGAGCCAGATTCGACGACCGGATCACCGGGAAACTCGACGAGTTCGCGACCGAAGCCGAAGTCGCTCATATCGATATCGATCCGACGTCGGTCAGCAAGAACATCAAGGTCGATATCCCCGTCGTCGGGGACGCCAAATCGGTTTTAAAGGAGCTGAACAAGATCGTCCGCCGTCCCTCGATAGGGCCCTGGCAGCAGCAGATCGCGGCCTGGAAAAAGGAATTTCCGCTCAGCTACCAGCAGGACGGGCGTCTCCGCCCTCAGTACATCATCGAGCAGATCGATAAGCTGACCGGGGGCGAAGCCATCATCTCCACCGAGGTCGGCCAGAACCAGATGTGGGCGGCACAGTTCTACGGCTACCTTCATCCCCGGACGTTCCTCTCCTCCGGAGGCCTGGGGACCATGGGTTACGGTTTCCCCGCGGCCATCGGAGCCCAGCTGGGGAATCCGGATAAGCTGGTCTTCGACATCGCCGGGGACGGGAGCATCCAGATGAACATCCAGGAACTGGCCACCGCCGTCCACAACTGCCTCCCCATCAAGATCATCATCCTCAATAACGGGTATCTGGGGATGGTCCGGCAGTGGCAGGAGCTGTTCTACGAAAAGCGTTACTGCGGTACCGTCCTCGACGGCAACCCCGATTTCGTCAAGCTGGCGGAAGCCTTCGGGGCCGTCGGGATGCGGGTCACGGAGAAAAAAGACGTCGTCGGAGCCCTGAAGAAGGCGATCAAAACTCCGGGCCCGGTCATGATCGATTTTCGGATCGAACCCGAAGAAAACGTTTTCCCCATGGTTCCGGCCGGAGCCAGCCTTCGGCAGATGATCAACGGAATGGCCTGA
- a CDS encoding prepilin peptidase — protein sequence MAIVIALIVLLAGLAAGSFLNVCIHRIPAGESVVAPRSHCPACSAKIAWFDNIPMLSYLILKGRCRSCGEPIPLRYPLVEVATAGLFAWSYLYLLFHGVPLRYLPLVLPFYWWFAASLLALSVIDIGHQIIPDRITLPLGLVGLGFVLFLAWLGSEPLPDVILRSLLGAAAGGGVLWLLGTLGKALLRKEAMGMGDVKLMAAAGIWLGWEMALFSIFLGAVAAAVAGLVLIALGRRGRQDRLPFGPFLSIGCWLGLLYGWRLVRWYLSLYGF from the coding sequence ATGGCGATCGTAATCGCCCTGATCGTGCTCCTGGCGGGGTTGGCGGCGGGGAGCTTCCTCAACGTCTGCATCCACCGGATTCCGGCCGGCGAATCCGTGGTCGCTCCCCGCTCCCACTGCCCGGCCTGCTCGGCGAAGATCGCCTGGTTCGACAACATTCCCATGCTCAGCTACCTGATTCTCAAGGGGAGGTGCCGATCCTGCGGGGAGCCGATTCCGCTCCGATATCCCCTGGTCGAGGTGGCGACCGCGGGGCTCTTCGCCTGGAGCTATCTCTATCTGCTCTTTCACGGCGTTCCCCTGAGGTACCTCCCGCTCGTGCTCCCGTTCTACTGGTGGTTCGCCGCTTCGCTTTTGGCCCTCAGCGTCATCGACATCGGGCACCAGATCATTCCCGACCGCATCACCCTGCCCCTGGGCCTGGTCGGCTTGGGCTTCGTCCTTTTCCTGGCCTGGCTGGGGAGCGAGCCCTTGCCCGACGTCATCCTCCGGTCCCTGTTGGGGGCGGCGGCCGGGGGTGGAGTCCTCTGGCTGCTGGGGACCCTGGGCAAGGCGTTGCTCAGGAAAGAAGCCATGGGGATGGGGGATGTCAAGCTGATGGCGGCGGCCGGGATCTGGCTGGGCTGGGAGATGGCGCTTTTCTCCATCTTCCTGGGGGCCGTGGCCGCCGCCGTCGCCGGCCTGGTCCTGATCGCCCTCGGGCGCCGGGGCCGACAGGACCGGCTTCCCTTCGGTCCCTTTCTTTCCATCGGATGCTGGCTCGGCCTTCTCTACGGTTGGCGCCTGGTCCGTTGGTACCTCTCGCTGTACGGTTTCTAA
- the pncA gene encoding bifunctional nicotinamidase/pyrazinamidase — MPALLVVDIQNDFVEGGALAVRGGRAVVPVINRLMPLFPLVVGTRDWHPRDHGSFHTQHPGAQPYQLGELGGHPQVMWPVHCVQGSPGAELLDSLDWRRFRKLFSKGTDPTVDSYSAFYDNNHRNPTGLGAFLKEHGVSDLFIAGLALDYCVRFSAADAREFVDAVYVIGDATAAVSVETERETLAFLREKGIAVIDSLRVPSILKKRGFDRGIPPLRTRHVRTTEKDGS; from the coding sequence ATACCGGCTCTCCTGGTCGTCGACATCCAGAACGATTTCGTCGAGGGGGGGGCCCTGGCGGTCCGGGGCGGCCGGGCGGTCGTGCCCGTCATCAACCGGCTTATGCCTCTCTTCCCCCTGGTGGTCGGTACCCGCGATTGGCACCCCCGCGACCACGGCAGCTTCCACACCCAACACCCCGGAGCTCAACCCTACCAACTCGGGGAACTGGGGGGACACCCCCAGGTGATGTGGCCGGTTCACTGCGTCCAGGGCAGCCCGGGAGCGGAACTGCTCGACTCCCTGGATTGGCGCCGCTTCCGCAAGCTGTTCTCCAAGGGGACGGACCCGACGGTGGACTCCTACTCCGCCTTCTACGACAACAACCACCGCAACCCCACCGGCCTGGGAGCCTTTCTGAAGGAACACGGCGTCTCGGACCTCTTCATCGCCGGGCTCGCTCTCGATTATTGCGTCCGCTTCTCCGCCGCGGACGCGCGCGAATTCGTGGACGCCGTTTACGTGATCGGAGACGCCACGGCCGCCGTTTCCGTCGAAACCGAGCGGGAAACGCTGGCTTTCCTGCGGGAAAAGGGCATTGCCGTCATCGACTCGCTCCGGGTGCCCTCGATTTTGAAGAAACGGGGATTCGACCGGGGAATCCCCCCGCTCCGGACGCGGCACGTGCGGACAACGGAAAAGGACGGATCATGA
- a CDS encoding NAD(P)H-dependent oxidoreductase subunit E — MAETKVGCACAPSETDPALLSRLDELVRDYRERPGGLIPVLQIAQGMFGYLPEAVLKRISLGMDKPYSEVAGVVSFYSFFSTRPRGRFLIRVCLGTACYVRGGKRVLAALSKELGIEVGGTTEDRLFSLEVARCFGACGLAPVITVNDDIHQRVKESKVRELIASYRRQAEGKE, encoded by the coding sequence ATGGCTGAGACGAAAGTGGGCTGCGCCTGCGCCCCGTCCGAAACCGATCCGGCCCTGCTCTCCCGCCTGGACGAGCTGGTCCGCGACTATCGGGAACGGCCCGGGGGCCTGATCCCGGTTCTCCAGATCGCCCAGGGGATGTTCGGTTACCTGCCCGAAGCGGTCTTGAAGCGGATCAGTCTGGGGATGGACAAGCCCTATTCGGAAGTCGCGGGCGTGGTCAGTTTTTATTCGTTCTTCTCCACCCGCCCCCGGGGCAGGTTCCTGATCAGGGTCTGCCTGGGGACCGCCTGTTACGTGCGGGGGGGAAAACGGGTTCTGGCGGCCCTGAGCAAGGAATTGGGGATCGAAGTGGGGGGCACCACCGAGGACCGGCTCTTTTCCCTGGAAGTGGCGCGGTGTTTCGGCGCGTGCGGCCTGGCGCCGGTCATCACGGTCAACGACGACATTCATCAACGGGTGAAGGAAAGCAAGGTCCGCGAGCTGATCGCTTCCTATCGCCGCCAGGCGGAGGGGAAGGAATGA
- a CDS encoding FecR domain-containing protein produces MIRSLFLAAALLSGSGGDLPSRGILVRVGDTPDTLAAEALVRPEAWNEVEEENSLLNPGTVLWVPLPLLRPRGQPVVLRCLGAPRVRPRGQRNWVPVREGLLLEAGDVVETPLGSSLELKYPAGNRISVRQLSRCVCLSPEEKAAAAIGVARGRVVCSAGAGENRTGDAMVVIAPGLEVLSHNAEFRVKAGPSGRSQVEVLRGEVEASCSGTGQTVGAGQGLFSSTATPSAGRGGFE; encoded by the coding sequence ATGATCCGTTCGCTGTTCCTGGCGGCGGCCTTGCTTTCGGGAAGCGGCGGGGATCTCCCCTCCCGGGGTATCCTGGTACGGGTGGGCGACACCCCGGACACCCTCGCCGCCGAAGCCCTGGTCCGTCCGGAAGCCTGGAACGAGGTCGAGGAAGAAAACTCGCTCCTCAATCCCGGCACCGTTCTCTGGGTCCCCCTGCCTCTTCTCCGTCCCCGGGGGCAACCGGTCGTGCTCCGCTGCCTGGGTGCGCCGCGGGTGCGTCCCCGGGGTCAGCGGAACTGGGTCCCGGTCCGGGAAGGGTTGCTGTTGGAAGCCGGGGATGTCGTGGAGACGCCGCTCGGATCGTCCCTGGAATTGAAATACCCCGCCGGCAACCGGATCTCGGTGCGACAGCTCAGCCGGTGCGTGTGCCTTTCCCCGGAGGAAAAGGCCGCCGCCGCGATCGGGGTCGCCCGGGGCCGGGTGGTCTGTTCCGCGGGCGCGGGGGAGAACCGGACGGGAGACGCCATGGTTGTCATCGCTCCCGGTTTGGAGGTATTATCTCATAATGCCGAGTTCAGAGTGAAAGCCGGTCCCTCCGGCAGGTCGCAGGTGGAGGTCTTAAGGGGCGAGGTCGAAGCGAGCTGCTCCGGGACCGGACAAACCGTCGGGGCGGGGCAAGGGTTATTTTCCTCAACCGCGACGCCCTCCGCCGGGCGAGGAGGATTCGAATGA